The proteins below are encoded in one region of Chaetodon trifascialis isolate fChaTrf1 chromosome 11, fChaTrf1.hap1, whole genome shotgun sequence:
- the ankrd45 gene encoding ankyrin repeat domain-containing protein 45: MTSIQKEIFQCVLSADLETIKEHFERGGVTEESQEKDLFGLKDEGGRNALLTACMLGRSAIVRELVRNGAHVDEQTVRGYSSLHLAACWGHLDTLRTLLELGADTQTRTFRGERPVDLARRYSQTDCADCLLLAEAKQDLMSYVAFVKDLIADPERKLTKEEKNICTRACSAKSDWIHSVKHSTVSDVVAQRKDIEDTLQPLLSKLSAQCKH, translated from the exons ATGACTTCGATACAAAAAGAAATCTTTCAATGTGTGCTGTCTGCGGACTTGGAAACTATCAAGGAGCACTTTGAACGAGGGGGCGTCACAGAGGAGTCGCAGGAGAAGGATTTGTTCGGACTGAAGGACGAGGGTGGGAGAAATGCCCTGTTAACTGCCTGCATGTTGGGGAGGAGCGCCATCGTCCGAGAACTGGTCAGAAACGGAGCCCATGTCGACGAGCAGACCGTCAGGG GTTATTCCTCACTGCACCTTGCTGCTTGTTGGGGCCACCTGGACACACTGAGGACTCTGCTTGAGCTGGGAGCTGACACACAGACCAGGACCTTCAGAGGGGAGAGGCCTGTAGACCTGGCTAGGAGATactcacagacagactgtgctgACTGTCTCCTCCTGGCAG AAGCTAAACAAGACTTGATGTCATACGTTGCCTTTGTTAAAGACCTTATCGCTGACCCAGAGAGGAAGCtcacaaaagaggaaaag AACATCTGTACACGTGCCTGTTCTGCCAAGTCAGACTGGATCCACAGTGTCAAACACTCGACAGTCTCAGATGTCGTGGCCCAAAGGAAAGACATAGAGGACACGCTTCAGCCTCTTCTCAGCAAGCTGTCAGCACAATGTAAGCATTGA
- the fitm1l gene encoding fat storage-inducing transmembrane protein 1: MFLNTLLVVLTDLAARCLGNTVFRQHFHLLLSAVVMFGPALSLWVSQHSVFAKRTHFLYRIFLRSGWGWTCIFVGSFVFLLSFSIRRSLSLSIRHLSRLGVAGGLWLGFCKLLDLLENATGSCYEPLLTGPEVTNGQPLLVLREGESKSVCLKAGMLWRGYEVSEDVFLLCLCCLLLAEETAVFGPYLSLGGISDAPLRILFLFCVLLLWLWIFLLLCLLAYFPQFPTQLLGGALGCLSWRGLYQGWYRLGPSWCCPGRPGLGLLNTKSSCTEAEDEKLDHDHRN, translated from the exons ATGTTCCTCAACACGTTGCTGGTGGTCCTGACGGACCTGGCCGCCCGTTGCCTGGGTAACACGGTGTTCCGGCAGCACTTCCACCTGTTGCTGTCAGCAGTGGTGATGTTCGGCCCGGCGCTCAGCCTCTGGGTCTCCCAGCACAGCGTCTTTGCCAAGAGAACCCACTTCCTCTACAG gATATTCTTGCGCTCTGGTTGGGGCTGGACCTGCATCTTTGTTGGCTccttcgtcttcctcctctccttctctatccgtcgctccctttctctctccatccgtCACCTCTCCCGGCTCGGGGTGGCTGGTGGCTTGTGGCTTGGTTTCTGTAAACTCCTGGACCTTCTGGAGAACGCCACAGGAAGCTGCTATGAACCTTTACTCACCGGCCCAGAGGTCACTAACGGACAGCCTCTGTTGGTGCTGCGAGAGGGGGAGAGTAAGTCTGTGTGCCTCAAAGCTGGGATGCTGTGGAGGGGGTATGAAGTTTCAGAAgacgtcttcctcctctgcctctgctgcctgctgctggctgaggaaACAGCAGTGTTTGGACCTTATCTGAGCCTGGGTGGGATCTCAGATGCCCCTCTGAGGATCCTCTTCCTGTTCTGTGTTCTCCTGCTCTGGCTCTGGatctttctgctgctctgtctcttaGCTTACTTCCCTCAGTTCCCCACACAGCTGCTGGGGGGCGCGCTCGGCTGTCTGAGCTGGAGGGGACTGTACCAGGGCTGGTACCGCCTGGGGCCCAGCTGGTGCTGCCCCGGGAGGCCTGGACTGGGACTGCTCAACACCAAGTCCAGCTGTACTGAAGCAGAGGATGAAAAACTGGACCATGATCACCGCAATTAA
- the LOC139338446 gene encoding myosin-7-like — protein MGDAEMAVFGAAAPYLRKSDRDRMEASTRPFDIKKECFVPDPVEEFVKATITSRDGDKVTVDTQNGKTVTVKDSQILQQNPPKFDKIEDMAMLTFLHEPAVLFNLKERYAAWMIYTYSGLFCVTVNPYKWLPVYNQEVVVAYRGKKRSEAPPHIFSISDNAYQYMLADRENQSILITGESGAGKTVNTKRVIQYFASIAAGNIKKDPNAKDKGTLEDQIIQANPALEAFGNAKTIRNDNSSRFGKFIRIHFDTRGKLASADIETYLLEKSRVIFQLKAERDYHIFYQILSNKKPEILEMLLITNNPYDYAFISQGETQVASIDDADELMATDSAFDVLGFTQEEKNSVYKLTGAIMHHGNMKFKQKQREEQAEADGTEDADKVAYLMGLNSADLIKGLCHPRVKVGNEWVTKGQNVAQVNYAVGALSKAVYEKMFLWMVVRINQSLETRQPRQYFIGVLDIAGFEIFDFNTFEQLCINFTNEKLQQFFNHHMFVLEQEEYKKEGIEWTFIDFGMDLQACIDLIEKPMGIMSILEEECMFPKASDATFKAKLYDNHLGKSANFQKPRIVKGKPEAHFALMHYAGTVDYNINNWLVKNKDPLNETVVALYQKSTLKLLSLLFANYAGADSAMAEAAEGKKEKKKKGSSFQTVSALHRENLNKLMTNLRSTHPHFVRCIIPNETKTPGAMENPLVMHQLRCNGVLEGIRICRKGFPNRILYGDFKQRYRILNPAAIPDGQFIDSRKGAEKLLGSLDIDHNQYKFGHTKVFFKAGLLGLLEEMRDERLSKIITAIQARSRGLLSRIEYQKMVERRDALLVIQWNVRSFMGVKNWPWMKLFFKIKPLLRSAEAEKEMANMKEEFLKLKEAYAKSEARRKELEEKMVTLLQEKNDLQLQVQAEQDNLCDAEERCEGLIKNKIQLEAKAKELTERLEDEEEMNAELTAKKRKLEDECSELKKDIDDLELTLAKVEKEKHATENKVKNLVEEMAALDEIIAKLTKEKKALQEAHQQTLDDLQSEEDKVNTLTKAKAKLEQQVDDLEGSLEQEKKVRMDLERAKRKLEGDLKLTQETVMDLENDKQQLEERLKKKDFEISQLNGKIEDEQAIIIQLQKKLKELQARVEELEEELEAERAARAKVEKQRADLSRELEEISERLEEAGGATAAQIEMNKKREAEFLKLRRDLEESTLQHEATTATLRKKQADSVADLGEQIDNLQRVKQKLEKEKSELRLELDDVVSSMEQVVKSKTTLEKTCRTLEDQMNEYRTKCDEYQRSLHDFTTQKAKLQAENDELSRQMEEKESLVSQLTRGKNSYNQQLEDLKRQLEEEIKAKNALAHAVQSARHDCDLLREQYEEEQEAKAELQRSMSKANSEVAQWRTKYETDAIQRTEELEEAKKKLAQRLQEAEEAVEAVNAKCSSLEKTKHRLQNEIEDLMVDVERSNAAAAALDKKQRNFDKILSEWKQKYEECQCELESSQKEARSLSTELFKLKNSYEESLDHLETLKRENKNLQEEISDLTEQLGEGGKTIHELEKVRKQLEQEKSEIQSALEEAEGSLEHEEGKILRAQLEFTQIKADMERKLSEKDEEMEQCKRNLQRMIDTLQSSLEAETRSRNEALRLKKKMEGDLNEMEIQLSQANRQAAEAQKQLKSVHAHLKDAQLQLDDSLRANDDLKENIAIVERRNNLLQAEVEELRVALEQTERSRKLAEQELLDVSERVQLLHSQNTSLINHKKKLEADTSQLQTEVEEAVQECRNAEEKAKKAITDAAMMAEELKKEQDTSAHLERMKKNMEQTIKDLQHRLDEAEQIAMKGGKKQVQKLEARVRELENEVEMEQKKSSEAVKGVRKYERRIKELTYQTEEDRKNIARLQDLVDKLQLKVKAYKRSAEEAEEQANVHLGKFRKLQHELDEAEERADIAESQVNKLRVKSRDAGSKKGFDEE, from the exons ATGGGGGATGCAGAGATGGCTGTGTTTGGGGCAGCTGCCCCGTACTTGAGGAAGTCGGACAGGGATCGTATGGAGGCGTCGACACGTCCCTTCGACATAAAGAAGGAATGCTTTGTACCGGATCCAGTGGAAGAGTTTGTGAAGGCAACCATCACAAGCCGAGATGGAGACAAGGTCACTGTAGATACGCAGAATGGGAAG ACTGTGACCGTCAAAGACTCCCAGATTCTGCAACAGAATCCTCCAAAGTTTGACAAGATCGAGGACATGGCTATGTTGACCTTCCTCCATGAGCCAGCTGTGCTGTTTAACCTCAAAGAGCGTTACGCAGCATGGATGATCTAT ACCTACTCTGGGCTGTTCTGTGTGACTGTCAACCCCTACAAGTGGCTGCCAGTCTACAACCAGGAAGTGGTTGTTGCCtacagaggaaagaagagaagtGAAGCTCCTCCTCATATCTTCTCCATCTCTGACAATGCCTACCAGTACATGCTGGCAG ACCGTGAAAACCAGTCAATTCTGATCAC TGGAGAATCTGGTGCAGGAAAGACTGTTAACACAAAGAGAGTCATCCAGTATTTTGCAAGTATTGCAGCTGGAAACATAAAGAAAGACCCCAATGCCAAAGACAAG GGCACCCTGGAGGATCAAATCATTCAGGCAAACCCTGCTCTGGAGGCCTTCGGTAATGCCAAGACCATCAGGAATGACAACTCCTCCAGATTT GGTAAATTCATCCGAATTCATTTTGATACAAGGGGAAAACTAGCCTCTGCTGATATTGAAACAT ATCTTCTGGAGAAGTCCCGTGTGATCTTCCAGCTCAAAGCTGAGAGGGATTACCACATTTTCTACCAGATTCTGTCCAACAAGAAGCCTGAAATCCTGG AGATGCTGTTGATCACAAATAATCCCTATGACTACGCCTTCATCTCACAGGGGGAAACCCAAGTGGCCTCTATTGATGATGCAGATGAGCTGATGGCAACAGAT AGTGCCTTTGATGTGTTGGGCTTTACTCAAGAGGAAAAGAACTCTGTGTACAAGCTGACCGGTGCCATCATGCATCATGGCAACATGAAGTTCAAGCAGAAACAACGAGAGGAGCAGGCAGAGGCTGATGGCACTGAAG ATGCTGACAAAGTAGCTTATCTGATGGGCCTGAACTCTGCTGACCTCATCAAAGGTCTCTGTCACCCGAGAGTCAAAGTAGGAAATGAGTGGGTCACCAAGGGACAAAATGTTGCTCAg GTGAACTATGCTGTTGGAGCTCTATCCAAGGCTGTTTATGAAAAGATGTTCCTGTGGATGGTAGTAAGAATCAACCAGTCACTGGAGACCAGGCAACCACGCCAATACTTCATTGGCGTACTGGACATTGCTGGATTTGAGATCTTTGAT TTCAACACCTTTGAGCAGCTGTGCATCAACTTCACAAATGAAAAACTGCAACAGTTTTTCAACCACCACATGTTTGTGCTGGAGCAGGAAGAGTACAAGAAAGAGGGCATTGAATGGACTTTCATTGATTTTGGCATGGACTTACAGGCCTGTATTGACCTGATTGAAAAG CCCATGGGTATCATGTCCATCCTTGAAGAGGAGTGCATGTTTCCCAAAGCCTCTGATGCCACCTTTAAAGCTAAGCTCTATGACAACCATCTGGGAAAATCTGCCAACTTCCAGAAGCCCAGAATTGTCAAAGGAAAACCAGAGGCCCATTTTGCCCTGATGCACTACGCTGGAACTGTTGATTATAATATCAACAACTGGCTGGTGAAGAACAAGGATCCTCTGAATGAGACTGTTGTGGCACTGTACCAGAAGTCAACTCTCAAGCTGTTATCTTTGCTCTTTGCAAATTATGCTGGAGCAGATTCAG CTAtggctgaagctgctgaaggcaaaaaagagaagaagaagaagggatcATCATTTCAGACTGTGTCTGCTCTTCATAGG GAAAACCTGAACAAGCTGATGACCAATTTGAGGTCTACTCACCCTCACTTTGTACGCTGCATCATCCCCAATGAGACCAAGACTCCTGGGGCCATGGAGAATCCTCTGGTGATGCACCAGCTGCGCTGCAACGGTGTGCTGGAAGGCATCAGGATCTGCAGAAAGGGCTTCCCCAACAGGATCCTCTACGGAGATTTCAAACAGAG ATATCGCATCCTGAATCCTGCTGCCATCCCTGATGGTCAGTTCATAGATAGCAGGAAGGGAGCTGAGAAACTTCTTGGGTCTCTGGATATTGATCACAATCAGTACAAGTTTGGACACACAAAG GTGTTCTTCAAGGCTGGATTGTTGGGTCTGCTTGAGGAGATGAGAGACGAGCGTCTCTCCAAAATCATCACTGCTATTCAAGCCAGATCTCGTGGGCTTTTGTCTCGTATTGAGTATCAAAAGATGGTGGAGCGCAG gGATGCATTATTGGTGATCCAATGGAATGTCCGTTCATTCATGGGGGTCAAAAATTGGCCCTGGATGAAGCTGTTCTTCAAGATCAAACCTCTGTTGAGATCTGCTGAGGCAGAAAAGGAGATGGCCAACATGAAGGAAGAATTCCTGAAGCTGAAAGAGGCTTATGCAAAATCTGAAGCTCGTAGAAAGGAACTAGAGGAGAAAATGGTCACTCTTCTCCAGGAGAAGAATGACCTGCAGCTCCAAGTACAAGCG GAGCAAGACAATCTCTGCGATGCAGAGGAAAGATGTGAGGGGCTGATCAAAAACAAGATTCAGCTGGAGGCAAAAGCTAAAGAGCTGACAGAAAgactggaggatgaagaggagatgaatGCTGAGCTTACTgcgaagaagaggaagctggaaGATGAGTGTTCTGAGCTGAAGAAAGACATCGATGACTTAGAGTTAACTCTGGCtaaagtggagaaagaaaagcatgcCACTGAGAACAAG GTGAAGAACCTGGTCGAGGAGATGGCTGCTCTGGATGAAATCATTGCCAAGCTGACCAAGGAAAAGAAAGCCCTACAGGAAGCTCATCAGCAAACACTGGATGATCTGCAGAgtgaagaagacaaagtcaacactCTGACCAAGGCCAAGGCTAAGCTGGAGCAGCAAGTGGACGAT CTTGAAGGATCTCTTGAGCAAGAGAAGAAGGTTCGAATGGACCTtgagagagcaaagagaaagcTGGAGGGAGACTTAAAGTTGACCCAGGAGACTGTGATGGATTTAGAAAATGACAAGCAACAGCTGGAGGAGCGCCTGAAAAA GAAAGACTTTGAGATCAGCCAGCTGAACGGCAAAATTGAAGATGAACAGGCGATAATCATTCAACTCCAGAagaaactgaaagagctgcag GCTCGTgtagaggagctggaggaagagcttGAAGCAGAGCGAGCTGCCCGAGCCAaggtggagaagcagagagcagacttgtccagagagctggaggagatcagtgagaggctggaggaggctggTGGAGCAACAGCCGCCCAGATTGAGATGAACAAGAAGAGGGAGGCTGAATTCCTGAAACTCCGCAGAGACCTTGAAGAGTCCACTCTGCAGCATGAAGCCACCACTGCCACACTCAGGAAGAAACAAGCTGACAGTGTTGCTGACCTGGGAGAGCAGATTGACAACCTGCAGAGAGTCAAGCAGAaactggagaaggagaagagtgaGCTCAGACTGGAGCTGGATGATGTGGTTTCCAGTATGGAACAAGTGGTTAAATCTAAG ACCACGTTGGAGAAGACCTGCAGAACTTTGGAggatcaaatgaatgaatacaggACCAAGTGTGATGAATATCAGAGATCCCTCCACGACTTCACCACCCAGAAAGCCAAGCTTCAAGCTGAAAACG ATGAGCTCTcaagacagatggaggagaaagaatCACTTGTTTCCCAACTGACCAGAGGAAAGAATTCCTACAATCAACAACTTGAGGATCTAAAAAGACAACTAGAAGAGGAAATAAAG GCCAAGAATGCATTAGCCCATGCAGTGCAGTCTGCTCGCCATGACTGTGACCTGCTCAGGGAGCAgtatgaggaggagcaggaggcgaAGGCTGAACTGCAGCGCAGCATGTCCAAGGCCAACTCTGAGGTGGCTCAGTGGAGAACTAAGTACGAAACTGATGCCATCCAGAGAACcgaagagctggaggaggccaa aAAGAAGCTGGCTCAGCGTCTGCAGGAGGCTGAGGAAGCTGTTGAAGCGGTGAACGCTAAATGTTCCTCTCTGGAGAAGACCAAACACAGGCTGCAGAATGAGATTGAAGATCTCATGGTGGATGTGGAGAGGTctaacgctgctgctgctgctctggacaAGAAGCAAAGAAACTTTGACAAA ATCCTGTCTGAGTGGAAACAGAAATATGAGGAGTGTCAGTGTGAGTTGGAGAGCTCTCAGAAGGAAGCCAGGTCTCTGAGCACTGAGCTCTTCAAACTGAAAAACTCCTACGAAGAATCTCTGGACCACCTGGAGACCTTGAAGCGAGAGAACAAGAATCTTCAGG AGGAGATTTCTGACCTCACTGAGCAACTTGGCGAGGGAGGAAAAACCATTCATGAGTTGGAGAAGGTTCGTAAACAGCTGGAGCAGGAAAAGAGTGAGATTCAGTCCGCCCTTGAAGAAGCAGAG GGTTCCCTTGAGCATGAAGAGGGCAAGATTCTGAGAGCTCAGCTTGAGTTTACTCAGATTAAGGCAGATATGGAGCGTAAACTTTctgagaaagatgaagagatgGAGCAGTGCAAGAGGAACCTGCAGAGGATGATCGACACCCTGCAGAGCTCTCTTGAGGCTGAGACTCGCAGCAGGAATGAGGCCCTGCgtctgaagaagaagatggagggagaccTCAATGAGATGGAGATCCAGCTTAGCCAGGCCAACAGGCAGGCAGCTGAGGCCCAGAAACAACTGAAATCTGTTCATGCACATTTGAAG GATGCTCAGCTCCAGCTTGATGACTCTCTGCGAGCCAATGATGATCTTAAAGAGAACATTGCCATTGTTGAGAGACGTAACAACCTGCTTCAGGCTGAAGTGGAGGAGCTCAGGGTTGCTCTGGAGCAAACTGAGAGAAGTCGTAAACTTGCTGAGCAAGAGCTGCTGGATGTTAGTGAGAgggtgcagctgctgcactcaCAG AATACCAGCCTGATAAATcacaagaagaagctggaggctGACACATCCCAGCTTCAGACTGAAGTGGAGGAAGCAGTGCAGGAGTGCAGAAACGCAGAGGAAAAGGCCAAGAAGGCCATTACTGATGCTGCCATGAtggcagaggagctgaagaaagagCAGGACACCAGCGCTCACCTGGAGCGTATGAAGAAGAACATGGAGCAAACCATCAAAGATCTGCAGCACCGTCTGGATGAAGCTGAACAGATCGCCATGAAGGGAGGCAAGAAGCAGGTGCAGAAGCTCGAGGCCAGG GTGAGGGAGCTGGAAAATgaggtggagatggagcagaagaaaagcagtGAAGCTGTGAAGGGCGTCCGTAAATATGAGAGACGCATCAAGGAGCTCACCTATCAG ACTGAGGAGGACCGCAAGAACATTGCCCGACTCCAAGATCTGGTAGataagctgcagctgaaagttaAAGCCTACAAGAGAAGTGCTGAGGAAGCT GAGGAACAAGCTAATGTTCATCTTGGCAAGTTCCGCAAGCTGCAGCATGAGCTGGATGAGGCTGAGGAGCGAGCTGACATCGCTGAGTCTCAGGTCAACAAGCTGCGCGTCAAGAGCCGCGATGCTGGCTCCAAG AAAGGGTTTGATGAGGAGTGA
- the trnau1apb gene encoding tRNA selenocysteine 1-associated protein 1-like isoform X1, whose protein sequence is MFNRQTSLWMGDLDPYMDENFIKQAFSAMGESPFGVKIITHRITGGSAGYCFVELADEASVDRCVQRLNGKLVPGSNPPRKFKLNYATYGKRPEAGPEFSVFVGDLASEVDDFQLHQVFKKYLSCKGAKVVTDQYGYSRGYGFVKFGEESEQKKAIEECQGTMLGGKPLRLSIAVAKSQKMSNYHGGQGQNYHSNYSQSQSNYYGSNSSGGQGGYYSQWGGYDQYGAYNNSGYNSGYNSGYSSGYNYNYGPYGYPPPGHMMPPPPMGMPPMSTDMSGAVEQGHEEAGDMEEDNAEEPIPDCDVEQWNKDFMQRSEELYDAMMDSHWEPLDSVNSPIPSLS, encoded by the exons ATGTTTAACAGACAAACGAGTCTGTGGATGGGTGAT TTGGACCCATACATGGATGAGAACTTCATCAAGCAGGCCTTCAGTGCTATGGGAGAATCGCCATTTGGAGTGAAGATCATCACTCACAGGATAACAGG tGGTTCAGCAGGATACTGCTTTGTGGAGCTGGCAGATGAAGCAAGTGTTGACCGCTGTGTCCAAAGGCTCAATGGAAAACTGGTTCCTGGATCAAACCCG CCCCGGAAGTTTAAGCTAAACTATGCCACCTACGGCAAACGGCCAGAGGCAGG GCCGGAGTTCTCAGTGTTTGTGGGTGACTTGGCCTCTGAAGTAGATGACTTTCAACTGCACCAAGTTTTCAAGAAGTACCTTTCCTGCAAGGGAGCCAAAGTGGTCACTGACCAGTATGGATACTCCAG AGGCTATGGCTTCGTCAAGTTTGGGGAGGAGAGCGAGCAGAAGAAGGCGATCGAGGAGTGCCAGGGTACCATGCTGGGGGGGAAGCCACTCAGGCTCAGTATTGCTGTGGCAAAGAG ccagAAGATGAGCAACTACCACGGGGGCCAGGGCCAGAATTACCATAGCAACTACAGCCAGTCCCAGTCTAATTACTATGGCAGCAATAGCAGCGGGGGTCAGGGGGGCTACTACTCTCAGTGGGGTGGCTACGACCAGTACGGTGCCTACAACAACAGTGGCTACAACAGTGGCTATAACAGCGGCTACAGCAGTGGGTACAACTACAACTATGGTCCTTATGGATACCCCCCACCAGGCCACATGATGCCACCACCCCCCATGGGGATGCCACCCATGTCCACTGACATGTCAGGAGCTGTTGAG CAGGGTCACGAGGAGGCTGGggacatggaggaggacaaTGCAGAAG AACCCATCCCTGACTGTGACGTGGAGCAGTGGAACAAAGATTTCATGCAGCGCAGCGAGGAGCTCTATGACGCCATGATGGACAGTCACTGGGAACCCCTGGACTCTGTTAACTCCCCCATTCCATCCCTTTCTTGA
- the trnau1apb gene encoding tRNA selenocysteine 1-associated protein 1-like isoform X2, translated as MFNRQTSLWMGDLDPYMDENFIKQAFSAMGESPFGVKIITHRITGGSAGYCFVELADEASVDRCVQRLNGKLVPGSNPPRKFKLNYATYGKRPEAGPEFSVFVGDLASEVDDFQLHQVFKKYLSCKGAKVVTDQYGYSRGYGFVKFGEESEQKKAIEECQGTMLGGKPLRLSIAVAKSQKMSNYHGGQGQNYHSNYSQSQSNYYGSNSSGGQGGYYSQWGGYDQYGAYNNSGYNSGYNSGYSSGYNYNYGPYGYPPPGHMMPPPPMGMPPMSTDMSGAVEGHEEAGDMEEDNAEEPIPDCDVEQWNKDFMQRSEELYDAMMDSHWEPLDSVNSPIPSLS; from the exons ATGTTTAACAGACAAACGAGTCTGTGGATGGGTGAT TTGGACCCATACATGGATGAGAACTTCATCAAGCAGGCCTTCAGTGCTATGGGAGAATCGCCATTTGGAGTGAAGATCATCACTCACAGGATAACAGG tGGTTCAGCAGGATACTGCTTTGTGGAGCTGGCAGATGAAGCAAGTGTTGACCGCTGTGTCCAAAGGCTCAATGGAAAACTGGTTCCTGGATCAAACCCG CCCCGGAAGTTTAAGCTAAACTATGCCACCTACGGCAAACGGCCAGAGGCAGG GCCGGAGTTCTCAGTGTTTGTGGGTGACTTGGCCTCTGAAGTAGATGACTTTCAACTGCACCAAGTTTTCAAGAAGTACCTTTCCTGCAAGGGAGCCAAAGTGGTCACTGACCAGTATGGATACTCCAG AGGCTATGGCTTCGTCAAGTTTGGGGAGGAGAGCGAGCAGAAGAAGGCGATCGAGGAGTGCCAGGGTACCATGCTGGGGGGGAAGCCACTCAGGCTCAGTATTGCTGTGGCAAAGAG ccagAAGATGAGCAACTACCACGGGGGCCAGGGCCAGAATTACCATAGCAACTACAGCCAGTCCCAGTCTAATTACTATGGCAGCAATAGCAGCGGGGGTCAGGGGGGCTACTACTCTCAGTGGGGTGGCTACGACCAGTACGGTGCCTACAACAACAGTGGCTACAACAGTGGCTATAACAGCGGCTACAGCAGTGGGTACAACTACAACTATGGTCCTTATGGATACCCCCCACCAGGCCACATGATGCCACCACCCCCCATGGGGATGCCACCCATGTCCACTGACATGTCAGGAGCTGTTGAG GGTCACGAGGAGGCTGGggacatggaggaggacaaTGCAGAAG AACCCATCCCTGACTGTGACGTGGAGCAGTGGAACAAAGATTTCATGCAGCGCAGCGAGGAGCTCTATGACGCCATGATGGACAGTCACTGGGAACCCCTGGACTCTGTTAACTCCCCCATTCCATCCCTTTCTTGA